AGGAGAAGTTCCTAGTTGACATCTTTCTTAAAATGTATTAAACTCAATGAGATTTATACAATACAGAGGGATAAAACGTGGTAACAAAAAAGAAAAGCAGTACAACCAAGAAAAATTTGGTGATTGTGGAGTCTCCTGCTAAGGCCAAAACAATCGAGAAATACCTTGGTCGTAACTACAAAGTCATGGCTAGTGTTGGCCATATTCGGGACCTGAAAAAATCAACCATGTCGATCGATTTCGACAATAACTATGAACCGGAGTATATCAATATTCGTGGAAAAGGTCCCTTGATCAATGATTTGAAAAAAGAAGCTAAAAAAGCCAAACAAGTCTTTCTCGCAAGTGACCCGGACCGAGAAGGAGAAGCTATTTCTTGGCATTTAGCGCATATTTTGAACTTGGATGCCAAAGAAAAGAACCGAGTGGTCTTTAACGAAATTACCAAAGATGCCGTTAAAAATGCCTTTAAAGAACCGCGCCAAATCGATATGGACTTGGTCGATGCCCAACAAGCACGTCGTGTCTTGGACCGGATTGTAGGGTATTCTATCTCGCCTATTCTTTGGAAAAAGGTCAAAAAAGGACTTTCTGCAGGGCGCGTGCAATCAGTTGCCCTCAAACTAATCATTGATCGTGAAAACGAAATTAATGATTTCAAGCCGGAAGAATACTGGACCATTGATGGTGTCTTCAAAAAAGGGACCAAACAATTCCAAGCCAGCTTCTATGGGATTGATGGCAAGAAGATGAAGCTCAACACCAATGAAGAGGTGAAAGCTGTTCTTGAACGCTTAGAGGGCAAAGATTTTACCGTTGAGAAGGTGGAAAAGAAAGAGCGTCGTCGGAATGCGCCACTTCCATACACCACCTCTTCTATGCAGATGGATGCTGCCAATAAGATCAACTTCCGTACACGCAAGACCATGATGGTCGCTCAGCAATTGTACGAAGGAATCAATATTGGCTCTGGTGTTCAAGGTTTGATTACCTATATGCGTACCGATTCTACACGGATCAGTCCAGTTGCGCAAAATGAGGCAGCGAACTTTATCGTGGATCGCTTTGGTGAGAAATATTCCAAGCATGGAAGCCGCGTGAAGAATGCTTCTGGTGCCCAAGATGCCCACGAAGCGATTCGTCCATCCAGCGTCTTCAATACTCCTGAGAGCATTGCTAAATACTTGGACAAGGACCAGCTCAAGCTCTACACCTTGATTTGGAACCGCTTTGTAGCTAGTCAAATGACTGCAGCTGTCTTTGATACCATGAATGTCCGTTTAGGTCAAAATGGTGTTCAGTATACGGCAAACGGAAGCCAGGTGAAGTTTGATGGTTATTTGGCTATTTATAACGACTCAGATAAGAACAAGATGTTGCCGGATATGGTAGAAGGCGATATCGTTAAGCAAGTCAATAGCAAGCCGGAGCAACACTTTACCCAACCACCTGCTCGATATTCTGAAGCGACCTTGATTAAGACCTTGGAAGAAAATGGGGTTGGTCGTCCTTCAACCTATGCTCCGACGATTGAGACCATTCAAAAACGCTATTATGTGAAGCTGGTAGCCAAACGCTTTGAACCAACAGAATTAGGGGAGATCGTCAATAAACTGATCGTTGAATTCTTCCCAGATATTGTCAACGTGACCTTCACAGCAGAGATGGAAGGGAAACTCGATGATGTCGAACTTGGAAAGGAAGAGTGGCAAAAAGTTATCGATGCCTTCTACAAACCATTCTCTAAAGAAGTCGCAAAGGCTGAAGAAGAGATGGAAAAAATCCAAATCAAAGATGAACCAGCTGGTTTTGATTGTGAAGTCTGTGGTAGCCCGATGGTGATTAAATTAGGACGTTTTGGTAAGTTCTATGCTTGTAGTAATTTCCCTGATTGTCGTCATACCCAGGCCATTGTCAAAGAAATCGGGGTGGAATGTCCAGACTGTCATCAGGGACAAATCATCGAACGCAAAACCAAGCGCAACCGCATCTTCTATGGATGCAATCGCTATCCAGAGTGTGAATTTACCTCTTGGGATAAACCGATCGGACGGGATTGTCCAAAATGTGGCCACTACTTAGTTGAGAAAAAAGTTCGTGGTGGCGGCAAGCAAGTCGTATGTAGCAATGGCGACTACGAAGAAGAAAAAGTGAAATAAGCTTTTAAATGATTCAATGTCTATTATAACGGCAATTTTTATAAATGTCTGTTATAATAGACATTCGTTGGACAGGAAGCAAAAACCTCCCTGTCTTTTTACTTGGCTTTTTGGTATAATGGACCAAGTAGAAAATTAGAAAGATTTGTGGGTGTCTAACAGTCCAGTGGGGTGTTTTGATACCCAAAGAGGTATTAGTGTCATGTCTCAATCTTATATCAATGTGATCGGTGCGGGCCTTGCTGGCTCTGAAGCAGCTTACCAGATTGCCCAACAGGGAATTCCGGTCAAGCTTTATGAAATGCGGGGAGTGAAATCCACTCCGCAACACAAAACAGACAACTTTGCTGAGCTAGTTTGTTCCAACTCTCTTCGTGGGGATTCGTTAACCAATGCTGTCGGGCTCCTCAAAGAAGAAATGCGCCGTCTGGGTTCTGTCATCCTTGAAGCAGCAGAAGCGACTCGTGTACCAGCTGGTGGAGCACTGGCAGTGGACCGGGAAGGCTTTGCTAGTCGGGTAACGGAGAAGGTGTCCCAACACCCTCTCATTGAAGTCATTCGCGATGAAATTACGGAATTGCCGACCGAGGCCATCACAGTGGTCGCAACAGGGCCTCTAACCAGTGATGCCTTGGCAGAAAAGATCCATGCCCTTAATGGTGGCGATGGTTTCTATTTCTATGATGCAGCAGCTCCAATCATAGATGTCAATACTGTCGATATGAACAAGGTCTATCTCAAGTCTCGTTATGACAAAGGAGAAGCAGCCTATCTCAACTGTCCCATGACCAAACAGGAATTTATGGATTTCCACGAGGCCTTGGTCAATGCAGAAGAAGCCCCGCTCAACTCTTTTGAAAAAGAAAAGTATTTTGAAGGTTGTATGCCCATTGAAGTCATGGCCAAACGAGGCATAAAAACCATGCTCTATGGCCCTATGAAGACAGTTGGACTCGAGTATCCAGATGATTACAAAGGGCCACGTGATGGGGAATTTAAGACACCTTACGCAGTCGTTCAGTTACGCCAAGACAATGCAGCTGCTAGTCTCTACAATATCGTTGGCTTCCAAACTCACCTTAAATGGGGCGAACAAAAACGGGTCTTCCAAATGATTCCAGGTTTGGAAAATGCGGAGTTTGTGAGATACGGAGTCATGCATCGCAATTCCTACATGGATTCTCCAAATCTGCTTGAACAAACTTTCCGTTCTAAGAAACAAGCTAATCTCTTCTTTGCAGGTCAAATGACAGGGGTAGAAGGCTATGTTGAGTCAGCTGCCTCAGGTTTGGTAGCTGGAATCAATGCTGCTCGCCTTTTCAAAGGAGAAGAAGCTGCGATTTTCCCAGAAACGACAGCTATCGGAAGTCTGGCTCACTATATCACCCATGCTGACAGCAAGCATTTCCAACCCATGAATGTCAATTTTGGAATTATCAAGGAGCTGGAAGGACCACGCATTCGAGATAAGAAGGAGCGCTATGAGAAAATTGCCGAACGTTCTTTACAAGATTTGGCTCAGTTTATGGAAAAATAACTCAAGAAAGGAAAAAGTTTGGAGAAAATCCAGACTTTTTCTTCTAAAAATGGTATAATGAATAAAATTTAGAATATAGAGAGTTTTCTGACAATGAACAAATCCTATTTTTATTTAGATATGAAGACACACGAGTTGAAAGTGCCTTATACCGGAAAACTCCGTCGTGTGCGAGTCTTATTACCTAAGAATTATGAAACGGATACAGATAGACGTTACCCCGTGGTTTATTTCCACGATGGGCAAAACGTTTTGTACAGCAAGGAAGCTTATGCGGGTCATTCCTGGAAAGTCATTCCAGCCATCAAGCGGAATCCTGATATTAGCCGCATGATTGTCGTTGCAATCGATAATGATGGTTTCCAACGCATGAACGAATACTCTGCCTGGAAGTACAAGGAATCCAATATTCCTGGCATGCAATTTGGTGGCAAGGGAGTTGAGTACGGCGAATTTGTTATGGAGGTGGTGAAACCTTTCATTGACCAAGAATACCGGACTCTTGCTGATCGAGAACATACGGCCATGATTGGATCTTCCTTGGGTGGGAATATTACCCAATTCTTGGGCTTAGAGTACCAAGACCAAATTGGTTGTCTGGGAGTCTTCTCCTCTGCCAACTGGTTGCACCAAGAGGCCTTTGACCGCTATATCGAGCGCAAGAATCTCTATGCAGATCAACGGATCTACATCTATGTGGGGACTGAAGAGGCGGATGATACAGATAAAACGCTGATGGCGGGGAATATCAAGCAAGCCTATATTGACTCATCCCTTCGTTACTATCACGATGTCATTCAACAAGGAGTGGCTTTGGAAAATATTGCTATTCGGATACAATCTGGGGCTATTCACCACGAAGAAGCCTGGGCTGAACATTTACCAGAATGCCTTCGTTTTTTGGCAGAAAATTGGGATTAATAGACTGTAAATAAAGAAATAAAGGAAAGAGGGAACTTATGAATATTGAACATTTAAGCCACTGGAGTGGCCAACTCAACCGTGAAATGTATCTGAACCGCTATGGACACGCAGGTATTCCTGTTGTGGTCTTTGCTTCATCAGGTGGCAGCCATAACGAGTACTATGACTTTGGTATGATTGATGCTTGTGCTCAGTTTATCGAAGAAGGACGGGTTCAATTCTTTACCCTTTCTAGTGTCGATAGTGATAGCTGGCTTTGTAATTGGAAGAATCCTCACGATCGTGCCGAAATGCATCGTGCTTATGAACGCTATGTGATTGAAGAAGCCATTCCTTTTATCAAACACAAAACAGGCTGGTTTGATCCGATGATGACAACTGGTTGCTCTATGGGGGCCTACCACGCGCTCAACTTCTTCTTGCAACATCCAGATGTCTTTAACAAAGTGATTGCCTTGAGTGGTGTCTATGACGCTCGTTTCTTTGTTGGTGATTTTGGAGGCGATGAAGCCATTTACCAAAACTCTCCATCTGATTATATTTGGAACCAAAATGATGGCTGGTTTATAGATCGTTACCGTCAGGCCGAAATCGTTGTTTGTACTGGTTTAGGAGCTTGGGAACAAGATGGACTTCCATCTTTCTACAAACTGAAAGAAGCCTTTGATCACAAAAATATTCCTGCATGGTTCGCTGAATGGGGACATGATGTAGCCCACGATTGGGAATGGTGGCGCAAACAAATGCCATATTTCCTAGGCCAAATGCATTTAT
The DNA window shown above is from Streptococcus sp. S1 and carries:
- the topA gene encoding type I DNA topoisomerase, coding for MVTKKKSSTTKKNLVIVESPAKAKTIEKYLGRNYKVMASVGHIRDLKKSTMSIDFDNNYEPEYINIRGKGPLINDLKKEAKKAKQVFLASDPDREGEAISWHLAHILNLDAKEKNRVVFNEITKDAVKNAFKEPRQIDMDLVDAQQARRVLDRIVGYSISPILWKKVKKGLSAGRVQSVALKLIIDRENEINDFKPEEYWTIDGVFKKGTKQFQASFYGIDGKKMKLNTNEEVKAVLERLEGKDFTVEKVEKKERRRNAPLPYTTSSMQMDAANKINFRTRKTMMVAQQLYEGINIGSGVQGLITYMRTDSTRISPVAQNEAANFIVDRFGEKYSKHGSRVKNASGAQDAHEAIRPSSVFNTPESIAKYLDKDQLKLYTLIWNRFVASQMTAAVFDTMNVRLGQNGVQYTANGSQVKFDGYLAIYNDSDKNKMLPDMVEGDIVKQVNSKPEQHFTQPPARYSEATLIKTLEENGVGRPSTYAPTIETIQKRYYVKLVAKRFEPTELGEIVNKLIVEFFPDIVNVTFTAEMEGKLDDVELGKEEWQKVIDAFYKPFSKEVAKAEEEMEKIQIKDEPAGFDCEVCGSPMVIKLGRFGKFYACSNFPDCRHTQAIVKEIGVECPDCHQGQIIERKTKRNRIFYGCNRYPECEFTSWDKPIGRDCPKCGHYLVEKKVRGGGKQVVCSNGDYEEEKVK
- the trmFO gene encoding methylenetetrahydrofolate--tRNA-(uracil(54)-C(5))-methyltransferase (FADH(2)-oxidizing) TrmFO; this encodes MSQSYINVIGAGLAGSEAAYQIAQQGIPVKLYEMRGVKSTPQHKTDNFAELVCSNSLRGDSLTNAVGLLKEEMRRLGSVILEAAEATRVPAGGALAVDREGFASRVTEKVSQHPLIEVIRDEITELPTEAITVVATGPLTSDALAEKIHALNGGDGFYFYDAAAPIIDVNTVDMNKVYLKSRYDKGEAAYLNCPMTKQEFMDFHEALVNAEEAPLNSFEKEKYFEGCMPIEVMAKRGIKTMLYGPMKTVGLEYPDDYKGPRDGEFKTPYAVVQLRQDNAAASLYNIVGFQTHLKWGEQKRVFQMIPGLENAEFVRYGVMHRNSYMDSPNLLEQTFRSKKQANLFFAGQMTGVEGYVESAASGLVAGINAARLFKGEEAAIFPETTAIGSLAHYITHADSKHFQPMNVNFGIIKELEGPRIRDKKERYEKIAERSLQDLAQFMEK
- a CDS encoding esterase family protein; its protein translation is MNIEHLSHWSGQLNREMYLNRYGHAGIPVVVFASSGGSHNEYYDFGMIDACAQFIEEGRVQFFTLSSVDSDSWLCNWKNPHDRAEMHRAYERYVIEEAIPFIKHKTGWFDPMMTTGCSMGAYHALNFFLQHPDVFNKVIALSGVYDARFFVGDFGGDEAIYQNSPSDYIWNQNDGWFIDRYRQAEIVVCTGLGAWEQDGLPSFYKLKEAFDHKNIPAWFAEWGHDVAHDWEWWRKQMPYFLGQMHL
- a CDS encoding alpha/beta hydrolase; translation: MNKSYFYLDMKTHELKVPYTGKLRRVRVLLPKNYETDTDRRYPVVYFHDGQNVLYSKEAYAGHSWKVIPAIKRNPDISRMIVVAIDNDGFQRMNEYSAWKYKESNIPGMQFGGKGVEYGEFVMEVVKPFIDQEYRTLADREHTAMIGSSLGGNITQFLGLEYQDQIGCLGVFSSANWLHQEAFDRYIERKNLYADQRIYIYVGTEEADDTDKTLMAGNIKQAYIDSSLRYYHDVIQQGVALENIAIRIQSGAIHHEEAWAEHLPECLRFLAENWD